One segment of Paenibacillus sp. FSL R7-0337 DNA contains the following:
- a CDS encoding pyridoxamine 5'-phosphate oxidase family protein gives MDNKELEKTIIQVLDDNRFGSFGTIEAGNKPKVRYMAVFHDGLSIYLATSRKTHKVEELQDNPNACLLLGYEQGGGKDVLEIEATVAVTKDDSLRSKVWNESLEKWFKGPDDPDYVILELSPSRIEYMGKNGEHGVWQS, from the coding sequence ATGGATAACAAAGAGCTGGAGAAAACAATCATACAGGTGCTGGACGACAACAGGTTCGGTTCCTTCGGCACGATTGAGGCCGGTAACAAGCCTAAGGTGCGCTACATGGCGGTATTTCATGACGGGCTGTCCATCTATCTCGCAACGAGCCGCAAGACTCATAAGGTAGAAGAGCTTCAGGATAATCCGAATGCTTGTCTGCTGCTTGGTTATGAACAGGGCGGCGGCAAGGATGTACTGGAGATTGAAGCTACGGTTGCTGTGACGAAGGATGATAGCTTGCGCTCTAAGGTATGGAATGAGTCCCTGGAGAAATGGTTCAAGGGACCGGATGATCCCGATTATGTCATTCTTGAGCTGTCACCTTCACGGATTGAATATATGGGCAAGAACGGCGAGCATGGGGTATGGCAGTCTTAA
- a CDS encoding EAL domain-containing protein, which yields MNCVDCADIDPIEDQGELKLRPCSAPLAAAIRNAGYEVYQTSKTCIIPYHRKEELLKLIEMLVAAKDIADTLTVCVKSKGASAAPDRWLTFEQLKVRFANENLVSIIMSHDFCSHMQPIVNFSEEIVGFEFLLRPLAQGSYFQPYELFEIARRTGFHSFLDRAARISAIETSSRLLPKGIKRFINFLPSSIYNPKYCLTHTFEAIRRLDQDPEDYVFEVVETEQISDIPHLRAIFAEYRQQGMRVALDDVGAGYSTIELMSSLQPDYVKVDRSLISFCDRDEGKQRMLGEIISRAGEFGASLLAEGIERREEFLVCRDLGMDLGQGYLFGLPEDKPPGRFGITA from the coding sequence ATGAACTGTGTTGATTGTGCTGACATCGACCCGATAGAGGATCAAGGGGAGCTGAAGCTCCGCCCCTGCTCAGCTCCGCTGGCTGCTGCCATCCGAAATGCCGGTTATGAAGTTTATCAGACAAGCAAGACCTGTATCATTCCATATCATCGTAAGGAAGAGCTGTTGAAGCTTATTGAAATGCTGGTGGCGGCTAAGGACATAGCGGATACCTTAACCGTATGCGTTAAGAGTAAAGGTGCCTCTGCGGCCCCGGACCGGTGGCTGACCTTTGAGCAGCTGAAGGTCCGCTTCGCTAATGAGAATCTGGTGTCCATCATTATGAGCCATGATTTCTGCAGCCATATGCAGCCGATTGTGAATTTCAGCGAGGAGATTGTCGGTTTTGAATTTCTGCTGCGGCCGCTGGCCCAGGGCAGTTACTTTCAGCCCTATGAGCTATTTGAGATTGCCCGCCGTACAGGGTTTCACTCCTTCCTGGACCGGGCCGCCCGGATCTCGGCGATAGAGACCAGCAGCAGGCTGCTGCCCAAGGGCATCAAGCGGTTCATTAACTTCCTGCCCTCTTCTATTTATAATCCCAAGTATTGTCTTACGCATACCTTCGAGGCGATCCGCAGGCTGGACCAGGACCCGGAGGATTATGTATTTGAAGTTGTGGAGACGGAGCAGATCAGCGATATTCCGCATCTGCGAGCCATCTTCGCCGAATACCGCCAGCAGGGGATGCGGGTTGCGCTGGATGATGTGGGCGCGGGCTATTCGACCATTGAACTGATGTCCAGTCTCCAGCCGGATTATGTCAAGGTTGACCGCAGTCTAATCAGCTTCTGTGACCGGGATGAAGGGAAGCAGCGGATGCTTGGGGAGATTATCTCCAGGGCCGGAGAATTCGGTGCAAGCCTGCTGGCCGAAGGCATTGAACGCCGTGAGGAATTCCTGGTCTGCCGTGATCTGGGCATGGATCTGGGACAAGGCTATCTGTTCGGGCTGCCGGAGGATAAGCCGCCGGGACGGTTCGGAATTACGGCCTGA